The sequence below is a genomic window from Verrucomicrobiales bacterium.
TGGGGCGTGGGGATGAGTTCGGCACCCTAACGAAAGGCAAGCTCGCGGACGTGCTGGTGATCGATGGGGATCCCCTCAAGAACATCTCCGTCCTGACGGAACGCCAGAAGTTCCTGGCTGTGATACAAGGCGGGGTTGTTAAGGCGGGTTCTCTCGCTAAGTCCTTTCCAACGGTGGTGACGCGAGAGCAGTGAGATCGAAGGTGGGTCAGAGTTGGCAACAGGAAGGGGTAGCGCCCCCTAACCCCAAGGTGAGAAACAGCGGCCATGTCCAACTTGTCTAGTCTTCATTTTGGAGGTGAAGACGAGGGAGCAACACCGCTTTCGGTTCACGCCGCCGAAGACCCTTCTGCTGGCCTCCCCGAGCCGGGTTACTCAAACCTCGAGGCCGGCGGCTCCAATAGAGTCAAGGAAAGCTGCTTTCCGTTCGGCTCCCTCAGATGGCTAACTCCTAGGCCGAGAAGTCTAAGCGGACGATGAACGAGTTTCTCCCGCCCGAGCAAGAAGCATCCCAAACGGTAGATCTCGCGGGCCGTAACCAAGGGCTCTTCGACGGTAAGTTGGCGTGAGACAGTGACAAAATCGCTGTAACGCACTTTGACCTGGACTGTGTGCGCGCCCAATCGGCGTCGCGTGAGCTTTTCAGCGATCTCCTCCGCCTGCAGTTTCAAGCATGCTCGCAGGATTCGACGATCCTCAGTATCCTGCAGGAAGGTTTCTTCGGCGCTAATGCTTTTGATCTCCTCCCCCAGTTCCAATGGGCGGTCATCCTCCCCCATCGCGAATTGCTTGAGTTTGGCACCAAAGGATCCCACGAGTGCCCGCAGATCTCGAGAGGTATCTTGGAGATCGCCAACAGTAAAGAGCCCAGCCTCATGAAGAACCTTCTCGGTCACCTTCCCTACGCCATAGATCGCCCGCACCGGCAGGGGGCGAAGGAAGCTTACCTTTGAGGACTCAGGAATCACCGTGAGGCCGTCAGGCTTTTGATGATCGCTGGCAAGTTTAGCCAGGAACTTGTTGGGGGCGATGCCAATGGTGGCCGTCAACTGGCGTTGAGTCCGGATCCGCTCCTTCAAGCTTTGAGCGATGGGACGTGCACGCTGAAGGGAATCGTCCGCGTCGGCTCCCTGACAGGCTCC
It includes:
- the dinB gene encoding DNA polymerase IV, which encodes MFRVICHLDMDAFYASIEQREDPRLRGKPVIVGAPPTQRGVVCAASYEARKFGVRSAMPSATAGRLCPSGIFVRPRMDYYRAESRAIIQLIATSGMLVEQMSIDEAYLDLSGACQGADADDSLQRARPIAQSLKERIRTQRQLTATIGIAPNKFLAKLASDHQKPDGLTVIPESSKVSFLRPLPVRAIYGVGKVTEKVLHEAGLFTVGDLQDTSRDLRALVGSFGAKLKQFAMGEDDRPLELGEEIKSISAEETFLQDTEDRRILRACLKLQAEEIAEKLTRRRLGAHTVQVKVRYSDFVTVSRQLTVEEPLVTAREIYRLGCFLLGREKLVHRPLRLLGLGVSHLREPNGKQLSLTLLEPPASRFE